The following are from one region of the Paenibacillus sp. KS-LC4 genome:
- a CDS encoding S-layer homology domain-containing protein — protein MRETSNSFSKQNSQQPKQFRGGEKKVMKKSLLASVLSLSLGMSLAVPAFAATPTDVAGVKEQSAIEELVALGIINGYTDGTFKPGNSITRAELAKIIVIATGSEQAATALQNVKSQFSDVKTNEWYTGYINVATGKGLLLGDKGTKNFRPNANIKFEEVAAIVVRALGYQDSNLTGSWPYNVTLKAEEVGVFKKVDLALGTAATRGVVAQQISNALGTDLVQWIADSKVYSSTGKKLISRLGTTTEEVVTSAVLDDNGRLSLNGLSKTLAPNFIITGGVKLVDLLAHNVTVLADTDGRIRAITDNQNENNVVTGTLNADFNNAPQVEVKNGTAVTKYNTVGNSVYYFNSDSVAGTDSNLKKDADVSVYLYDNNSTNVSAGVVGKVRAVVVSKANGADKLLDSYVAATASAKARILTQDNLSVSLNDSTSIVLNGEAKAATDLAKNDVLDIVYNKDRVAVKVVATRNVVEGKVTLVSTSVDGTFVYTIDGKTYTSVKGANANLTGSKEVTKDGTFKLFLNKDGKVAGAELLSGGSSDAKYGVILNAENKVSPSGAFGDNKDVFKYYSIKDNKNYEVSLNELTWIGGTDVNKAVQTTIRLGDAVDASPFTGATTAFDNSAAAFVTWTLKNSDASINGIKEITPLTQVWEVKEKKDTTLKVTNTTTSASVTFEINANTVVLDASTYDKATAGDRKVETSTLANLAVGNRVTVIPDGTSTFAKYVLITKKSATDAKETKYGLYVGAAKTGDDYSITINVKGTEETLALTGTEGAAIYNSIVTSVSAGNSTYNKDSRTLIEVKDSVIAGAAGNLAEASTAYDTVNVYAATNALTNVNNTDSTVTVNGVVYYVNSSTAIYVYDEANDTLVTDGIFADVTAHLGEATSKYGIAIVGDASYGNFTLAKAIVVVKKK, from the coding sequence ATGAGGGAAACGAGCAATTCATTTTCTAAACAAAACTCTCAACAACCGAAGCAATTTAGAGGAGGAGAAAAAAAGGTTATGAAGAAAAGTTTATTGGCATCCGTGCTATCTCTCTCCCTTGGTATGTCTCTGGCAGTTCCAGCATTCGCTGCAACTCCTACTGACGTAGCAGGCGTGAAAGAACAAAGTGCAATTGAGGAGCTTGTAGCTCTTGGAATTATCAATGGTTATACTGACGGTACATTCAAACCAGGCAACAGCATCACTCGTGCTGAGCTTGCTAAAATTATCGTTATCGCAACAGGTAGCGAGCAAGCTGCTACTGCTCTGCAAAACGTTAAATCCCAATTCTCAGACGTTAAAACTAACGAATGGTACACTGGTTACATCAACGTAGCAACTGGCAAAGGTTTGCTGCTTGGTGACAAAGGTACTAAAAACTTCCGCCCGAACGCTAACATCAAGTTCGAAGAAGTTGCTGCAATCGTGGTTCGTGCTCTTGGTTACCAAGACTCCAACCTGACTGGCTCGTGGCCTTATAACGTCACTTTGAAAGCTGAAGAAGTTGGCGTATTCAAGAAAGTTGATCTAGCTCTTGGTACTGCAGCAACACGTGGTGTTGTAGCACAACAAATTAGCAACGCACTGGGTACTGACCTGGTACAATGGATCGCTGATTCCAAAGTTTACAGCAGCACTGGCAAAAAGTTGATCTCCCGTCTGGGAACAACAACTGAAGAAGTTGTTACTTCTGCGGTTCTTGATGACAATGGTCGCCTTTCGTTGAACGGTCTTTCCAAAACTTTGGCGCCTAACTTCATCATCACTGGCGGAGTGAAACTGGTTGATCTGCTTGCTCACAATGTAACAGTTTTGGCTGATACTGATGGTCGTATTCGCGCTATCACTGACAACCAAAATGAAAACAACGTAGTAACTGGTACACTGAATGCTGATTTCAATAACGCTCCACAAGTTGAAGTTAAAAACGGTACTGCTGTTACTAAATACAACACTGTAGGTAACTCGGTTTACTACTTCAACAGTGATTCTGTTGCAGGTACTGACTCGAACCTGAAAAAAGACGCTGATGTGTCTGTTTACCTGTACGATAACAATTCCACTAACGTTAGCGCTGGTGTAGTTGGTAAAGTACGCGCAGTAGTTGTTTCTAAAGCTAACGGCGCTGACAAGTTGCTTGATTCTTATGTTGCTGCAACTGCATCTGCTAAAGCTCGTATCCTTACACAAGATAACCTTTCTGTATCGCTTAACGACTCCACTTCTATCGTTCTGAACGGTGAAGCTAAAGCTGCAACTGATCTTGCTAAAAACGATGTTCTTGACATTGTTTACAACAAAGACAGAGTAGCGGTTAAAGTTGTTGCGACTCGTAATGTTGTTGAAGGTAAAGTAACTCTTGTAAGTACATCTGTTGATGGTACATTCGTGTACACTATTGATGGCAAAACTTACACAAGTGTAAAAGGTGCTAACGCTAACCTTACTGGTTCGAAAGAAGTTACTAAAGATGGTACTTTCAAACTGTTCTTGAACAAAGACGGTAAAGTTGCTGGTGCTGAATTGTTGAGCGGTGGAAGCTCCGATGCTAAATACGGTGTTATCCTGAACGCTGAAAACAAAGTGTCCCCATCGGGCGCATTTGGTGACAACAAAGACGTATTCAAGTACTACTCGATTAAAGACAACAAAAACTATGAAGTTAGCTTGAATGAACTTACTTGGATTGGTGGAACTGATGTCAACAAAGCTGTTCAAACAACAATTCGTTTGGGCGATGCTGTAGATGCTTCTCCATTTACTGGTGCTACAACTGCATTTGACAACAGTGCAGCTGCATTCGTTACTTGGACTTTGAAAAACTCCGATGCAAGCATCAATGGTATTAAAGAAATTACACCATTGACTCAAGTATGGGAAGTTAAAGAGAAGAAAGATACTACTCTTAAAGTTACAAACACTACTACTAGCGCATCAGTTACTTTTGAAATCAATGCTAACACTGTAGTTCTTGATGCTAGCACTTACGACAAAGCAACTGCTGGTGATCGTAAAGTTGAAACAAGTACTCTTGCAAACCTTGCAGTTGGTAACAGAGTAACTGTCATCCCTGATGGTACTTCTACTTTTGCTAAGTATGTCCTGATCACTAAAAAATCGGCTACTGATGCTAAAGAAACTAAGTACGGTTTGTATGTTGGCGCTGCTAAAACTGGTGACGACTACTCGATCACTATCAACGTAAAAGGTACAGAGGAAACTCTTGCTTTGACTGGTACTGAAGGTGCTGCTATCTACAACTCGATCGTAACTAGCGTATCTGCTGGTAACTCGACTTACAACAAAGATTCCAGAACTTTGATTGAAGTTAAAGACTCTGTAATTGCTGGCGCTGCTGGTAACCTTGCAGAAGCTAGCACTGCTTATGACACAGTTAATGTGTATGCAGCTACTAACGCTTTGACTAATGTAAACAACACTGATTCGACTGTAACTGTTAACGGCGTAGTATACTATGTTAACAGCTCGACTGCAATCTATGTTTACGACGAAGCAAATGATACTCTTGTAACTGATGGTATCTTTGCTGATGTAACTGCTCACCTTGGTGAAGCAACTAGCAAATACGGTATCGCTATCGTTGGCGATGCAAGCTATGGCAACTTCACACTTGCTAAAGCAATCGTAGTTGTTAAAAAGAAATAA